The following proteins are co-located in the uncultured Draconibacterium sp. genome:
- a CDS encoding transcriptional regulator, with amino-acid sequence MKNPIEHLNKAFENKVRLGVMAGLMINSKLSFNELKELLDLTDGNLASHLKALEKEDYITVTKSFIGRKPNTTYKITKDGRTAFESHLKALEELITFQNSINPSANG; translated from the coding sequence GTGAAGAATCCGATTGAACATTTAAATAAAGCATTTGAAAACAAGGTTCGACTTGGAGTTATGGCCGGGCTCATGATTAATTCGAAGTTGAGCTTTAACGAATTAAAGGAACTGTTAGATCTGACGGATGGGAACCTGGCCAGCCATTTAAAAGCACTTGAAAAAGAGGATTACATTACTGTTACTAAATCGTTTATTGGCCGTAAACCCAATACAACCTATAAAATTACAAAAGATGGGCGCACGGCATTCGAAAGTCACTTAAAAGCGCTTGAAGAATTAATAACTTTTCAAAATAGTATAAACCCGTCAGCGAACGGATAA
- a CDS encoding (2Fe-2S)-binding protein codes for MAAYNLKINGKEYKVDVDPSTPMLWVLRDHLNLLGTKYGCGVAQCGACTIHINGKAARACITFVDSVGDNEITTIEGLSENGDHPVQKAWLDHDVAQCGYCQPGQIMTAVALLNENPNPSDEEIETAMHGNICRCGTYTRIKTAIKTAANS; via the coding sequence ATGGCAGCTTACAATTTAAAAATTAACGGAAAAGAATACAAGGTAGATGTAGATCCGTCCACCCCGATGCTTTGGGTCCTTCGCGACCATTTGAATTTATTAGGAACCAAATATGGTTGTGGTGTTGCACAATGCGGAGCCTGCACAATTCACATTAACGGAAAGGCGGCACGCGCGTGTATTACGTTTGTTGATTCGGTAGGTGACAATGAAATTACCACCATCGAAGGACTTTCTGAGAATGGTGATCATCCGGTACAAAAAGCATGGCTCGACCACGATGTGGCGCAATGTGGTTATTGTCAGCCTGGACAGATTATGACAGCAGTGGCACTGTTAAATGAAAATCCAAATCCAAGCGACGAGGAAATTGAAACTGCAATGCACGGAAATATTTGCCGCTGTGGTACCTACACACGGATAAAAACCGCTATAAAAACGGCAGCCAATTCCTAA
- the ilvA gene encoding threonine ammonia-lyase, whose product MTNTQKYFPQLQNINKAKINLTNIVLHTPLQKNLNLSDEFQANILLKREDLQLVRSYKLRGAYNKIVQLSEQERAKGVVCASAGNHAQGVAYSCKKLGIQGKIYMPATTPKQKIRQVQMFGKTYVEVILAGDTYDDAYNLAMDDSKKTGMAFIHPFDDQQIIEGQATVGIEILQDSKEQIDYIFIPIGGGGLAAGVGSYFKQMSPQTKIIGVEPAGAPSMQKSMEAGVVTELKKIDKFVDGAAVQKVGEITFEICKQVIDKIIPVPEGRICTKILELYNQDAIVIEPAGALSIAALDFYRDEIKGKNVVCIVSGSNNDITRTEEIKERSLLYEGLKHYFIVRFPQRAGALRTFVDVVLGPTDDVTHFEYSKKTNREKGPALIGIEVQKKEDFNGLLQRMEENGFIYEYINENEDLFRLLI is encoded by the coding sequence ATGACAAATACACAAAAATATTTTCCCCAACTGCAAAACATCAATAAGGCAAAAATCAACCTTACAAATATTGTACTACATACTCCGCTTCAAAAAAACCTGAATCTTTCTGATGAATTTCAGGCAAATATTTTGCTGAAACGAGAGGATTTGCAGCTTGTTCGTTCATACAAGCTTCGCGGTGCTTACAATAAAATCGTTCAGCTTTCGGAACAGGAAAGAGCCAAAGGAGTGGTTTGTGCCAGTGCCGGAAACCATGCGCAGGGCGTTGCTTATTCGTGTAAAAAGCTGGGGATTCAGGGGAAAATTTATATGCCTGCAACCACGCCTAAACAAAAAATAAGGCAGGTACAAATGTTTGGAAAAACGTATGTTGAAGTGATTTTGGCCGGCGACACCTACGACGATGCCTACAACCTGGCAATGGATGACAGTAAAAAAACAGGAATGGCCTTTATTCACCCTTTCGATGATCAGCAAATTATTGAAGGGCAGGCAACTGTTGGAATTGAAATTTTACAGGATTCGAAAGAACAAATCGATTATATTTTTATACCCATTGGCGGAGGTGGATTGGCTGCCGGAGTTGGAAGTTATTTTAAACAAATGAGCCCGCAAACTAAAATTATAGGGGTTGAACCTGCAGGAGCTCCTTCCATGCAAAAATCGATGGAAGCCGGTGTTGTTACCGAACTAAAAAAGATCGATAAATTTGTTGACGGTGCCGCAGTACAAAAGGTTGGCGAAATTACTTTTGAAATCTGCAAACAGGTTATTGACAAAATAATTCCGGTTCCGGAAGGCAGGATTTGCACTAAAATACTGGAACTCTACAACCAGGATGCCATTGTAATTGAACCGGCAGGCGCACTTTCCATTGCTGCGCTCGATTTTTACCGCGACGAAATTAAAGGCAAAAATGTGGTGTGTATTGTTAGTGGCAGCAACAACGACATAACACGTACCGAGGAAATTAAAGAGCGCTCGTTGCTGTACGAAGGATTAAAACACTACTTTATTGTGCGTTTCCCGCAACGCGCCGGTGCTTTGCGCACTTTTGTTGATGTGGTTCTGGGGCCAACTGATGACGTTACCCATTTTGAATATTCGAAAAAAACCAACCGTGAAAAAGGTCCGGCTTTAATAGGAATTGAAGTTCAGAAAAAAGAAGATTTTAACGGACTTTTGCAGCGAATGGAAGAAAATGGATTTATATACGAATACATTAATGAAAACGAGGACTTGTTCCGCTTACTAATCTGA
- a CDS encoding arylsulfatase: MKQVFIYLGIIAILIFATFFIYTHSQFDKSLSLAEKPNVILILGDDIGYSDIGSYGSEIKTPNLDRLADEGIRFSHFYNMAKCEPSRGTLFTGLYQGGHNAMNLAQILRQDGYYTVHSGKEHWPQWAPEHVRAKYVSDQSLTFRAMSEFFEPPSKKWSNPFILNGKEVSADEIYHEKEPFYKTDVLTDNALKWIEKPIDDGQPFFLFLGYGAAHYPLQARPEDIAKYRGTYLKGWDKIREERLQRLISKGHFPEGTQLSAPSSNINKFRGHPDGDEAIREKIPLYRAWDTLTEKEKDEMDLEMSVFAAMVDRMDQNIGRVLDFLDKKGIADNTIVIFLSDNGSCPYDSNRDFDVPPGPAEGFRTLSAAWANVGNTPYKFFKQYGHEGGTQTHFILRWPQKVKAGQLTHQQGHIVDIAPTLLEATKTHFPKKYGTIKCQPLQGNSLLPILNGETREEPEFFISGWTDNFRMFRKGDYKIVKVNGEDWELYNLKNDPTEITNLAIEKPEMVQELVKAYELKQLELEAQAAK, encoded by the coding sequence ATGAAACAAGTTTTTATCTACCTCGGAATTATTGCAATCCTCATTTTTGCAACATTTTTTATTTACACGCACAGCCAATTCGACAAATCATTAAGTCTTGCTGAAAAGCCAAATGTTATTCTTATTCTGGGTGACGATATTGGTTACTCCGATATTGGATCGTATGGTTCAGAAATAAAAACACCAAATCTCGATCGATTGGCAGACGAAGGGATTCGGTTCTCCCACTTCTACAACATGGCGAAATGCGAACCATCGCGGGGCACACTGTTTACCGGTTTATACCAGGGCGGACACAATGCCATGAACCTTGCACAAATTCTGCGACAAGATGGATATTACACCGTGCATTCCGGAAAAGAACACTGGCCCCAATGGGCACCCGAACACGTTCGTGCCAAGTATGTTTCCGACCAGTCGTTAACGTTCCGCGCCATGAGTGAATTCTTTGAGCCACCTTCAAAAAAGTGGTCCAATCCTTTTATTCTAAATGGGAAGGAAGTCAGTGCCGATGAAATTTATCACGAAAAGGAGCCTTTTTACAAAACAGATGTCCTTACTGACAACGCATTAAAATGGATTGAAAAACCCATTGATGATGGACAGCCATTTTTTCTGTTTTTGGGTTATGGTGCTGCCCACTACCCGCTTCAGGCACGTCCGGAAGACATTGCCAAATACCGTGGAACCTACTTGAAGGGATGGGATAAAATTCGTGAAGAACGGTTGCAACGATTAATTTCCAAAGGTCACTTTCCTGAAGGAACTCAATTGAGTGCGCCAAGTTCAAACATTAACAAATTCAGAGGCCATCCGGATGGAGACGAAGCTATTCGGGAGAAAATTCCACTTTACCGTGCCTGGGATACTTTAACTGAAAAGGAAAAAGACGAAATGGATTTGGAGATGTCAGTATTTGCAGCAATGGTAGACCGGATGGACCAAAACATTGGGCGTGTTTTAGATTTCCTCGACAAAAAAGGAATAGCAGACAATACAATCGTGATTTTTCTATCCGATAATGGTTCATGCCCGTATGATAGCAACCGCGATTTTGATGTTCCTCCCGGACCGGCAGAAGGTTTCCGAACTTTAAGTGCAGCCTGGGCGAATGTTGGAAATACACCCTACAAGTTTTTTAAACAATACGGTCACGAAGGTGGCACACAAACACATTTTATTTTGCGTTGGCCGCAAAAGGTAAAAGCCGGCCAGTTAACCCACCAGCAAGGTCACATTGTAGACATTGCCCCCACTTTGCTGGAAGCCACAAAAACACATTTCCCCAAAAAATACGGCACCATAAAATGTCAGCCATTACAGGGAAATTCTCTGTTGCCAATTTTAAATGGAGAAACACGTGAAGAACCTGAATTTTTTATTTCGGGATGGACCGATAATTTTAGGATGTTTCGAAAAGGTGATTATAAAATTGTAAAAGTTAATGGTGAAGATTGGGAGCTTTATAATTTAAAGAACGATCCTACAGAAATTACAAATCTTGCAATTGAAAAACCGGAGATGGTTCAGGAATTGGTGAAAGCTTACGAGTTGAAACAGTTGGAACTGGAAGCGCAGGCGGCAAAATAA
- a CDS encoding molybdopterin cofactor-binding domain-containing protein: MTIVKTKYNRRSFLKSSLAAGGGLMIGFSWLASACSVDGPKGMVIPDEWFEINGYLKIGENGVVTIMSPNPEIGQNVKTSMPMIVAEELDVDWKNVIVEQAPLNTDVFVRQLAGGSDSIRTSWPGLRMAGASARRMLCEAAAKQWNVDVSEITTQNGVLFHKNSGNEGGYGEFASAASQMVVPEEIELKELKDFKIVGNSKKNVDGLGIVTGKPLFGLDYKVDGMLIAMIIHPPAFGMKLKSYDADEVKNMPGIKDVFTVKTYNDDYKRQWSDTTSFNELVAIVGNSTWEVLTAKLMLNVEWEPITESKFMMAGWGSDQEVTVPAGLESTADHDAKMVAAASKTGRIERRDGNPEEAFKKAAKVIERTYTAPYLAHNPMEPMNFFADVKEDQAVLVGPIQSPEYMEKTVAARLGLPLEKVDVQMTRMGGGFGRRLYGHFMVEVAIISQKIKAPVKLIYTREDDMTFGIYRPKYHAVYRAALDADNNLTAFNVKMGGVPENALHANRFPAGAIDNYLAESWSIESNISVGAMRAPGSNFNAAAEQSFLDELAEEMGVDPIQFRLDLLKRAQENPVGERNDYDAARYAGVIEMVRDKSGWGSETSNKNRGVAAYFCHNSYAAQVLDLSMENGEPKIERVFNAIDCGIVINPDAAINMVEGSVVDGIGTAMYGEMTFYNGQPEQDNFDSYRMIRHAEAPKKIDVHFVENNIDPTGLGEPPYPPVMAAMANALYKATGERYYHQPFVKNTFNAG, encoded by the coding sequence ATGACAATTGTTAAAACAAAATACAACAGACGTTCTTTTTTGAAAAGTTCACTCGCAGCTGGTGGCGGATTAATGATCGGGTTTAGCTGGCTTGCTTCGGCATGCAGTGTTGACGGACCTAAAGGAATGGTAATACCTGACGAGTGGTTTGAAATAAACGGCTACCTTAAAATTGGTGAAAACGGTGTGGTAACAATTATGTCGCCTAACCCCGAAATAGGGCAGAATGTTAAAACCTCGATGCCAATGATCGTTGCGGAAGAGTTGGATGTTGACTGGAAAAATGTAATTGTGGAACAGGCTCCTTTAAATACCGATGTTTTTGTACGTCAGCTGGCAGGTGGTAGCGATTCAATCAGAACAAGCTGGCCAGGTTTGCGCATGGCCGGTGCTTCTGCGCGGCGAATGTTGTGCGAAGCGGCTGCAAAGCAATGGAATGTTGATGTTAGTGAAATTACTACTCAAAACGGTGTGCTTTTTCATAAAAACAGTGGAAATGAAGGAGGTTACGGTGAGTTTGCATCCGCTGCTTCACAAATGGTGGTACCCGAAGAGATCGAATTAAAAGAATTAAAAGATTTTAAGATTGTTGGAAATTCGAAGAAGAATGTTGACGGTTTGGGAATTGTAACCGGGAAACCATTATTTGGACTGGATTATAAGGTTGACGGAATGCTTATCGCAATGATTATTCATCCGCCTGCATTTGGCATGAAACTAAAATCGTATGACGCCGATGAGGTGAAAAATATGCCGGGAATTAAAGATGTTTTTACCGTTAAAACCTATAACGACGATTATAAAAGGCAATGGTCCGATACTACTTCATTTAACGAACTTGTGGCAATTGTTGGTAACTCAACATGGGAAGTACTTACAGCCAAACTGATGCTTAATGTTGAATGGGAACCCATTACCGAATCGAAATTTATGATGGCTGGCTGGGGCAGCGATCAGGAGGTAACAGTTCCGGCAGGTTTGGAAAGTACAGCCGATCACGATGCAAAAATGGTAGCTGCAGCTTCAAAAACAGGTCGTATTGAACGTCGTGACGGTAATCCGGAAGAAGCTTTTAAAAAGGCTGCAAAAGTTATTGAAAGAACGTACACTGCTCCTTATTTGGCTCATAATCCGATGGAGCCAATGAACTTTTTTGCCGATGTGAAAGAAGACCAGGCAGTTTTGGTTGGCCCTATTCAAAGTCCGGAATACATGGAGAAAACGGTTGCGGCCAGACTTGGTTTGCCTCTGGAAAAAGTAGATGTGCAAATGACCCGAATGGGTGGCGGATTTGGCCGTCGCTTGTATGGTCATTTTATGGTAGAAGTGGCTATAATTTCGCAAAAGATAAAAGCACCGGTTAAACTCATTTATACCCGGGAAGACGACATGACTTTTGGTATTTACCGGCCAAAGTATCACGCTGTTTATCGTGCTGCATTAGATGCGGATAATAACTTAACCGCATTTAATGTAAAAATGGGAGGAGTACCTGAGAATGCTTTACATGCCAATCGTTTTCCAGCAGGCGCCATCGATAATTATTTGGCAGAAAGCTGGTCAATTGAATCGAATATAAGTGTTGGAGCCATGCGTGCACCCGGATCAAACTTTAACGCTGCCGCCGAACAGTCGTTTTTAGATGAACTGGCCGAGGAAATGGGTGTAGATCCGATTCAGTTTCGTCTTGATTTGCTAAAAAGAGCACAGGAAAATCCGGTGGGTGAACGAAATGATTACGATGCGGCACGTTACGCAGGAGTAATTGAAATGGTGCGCGATAAATCGGGGTGGGGAAGTGAAACTTCGAATAAAAACAGGGGAGTGGCTGCCTATTTCTGTCACAACAGTTATGCTGCGCAAGTACTCGATTTAAGTATGGAAAACGGCGAGCCTAAAATTGAAAGGGTTTTTAATGCAATTGATTGCGGAATTGTAATTAATCCCGATGCCGCCATCAATATGGTTGAAGGTTCGGTGGTAGATGGAATAGGAACTGCCATGTATGGTGAAATGACCTTTTATAACGGCCAGCCCGAACAGGACAATTTTGATAGCTACCGGATGATTCGTCATGCCGAAGCACCCAAAAAGATTGATGTGCATTTTGTGGAGAATAATATTGATCCAACCGGTTTGGGCGAGCCGCCTTATCCTCCGGTAATGGCAGCAATGGCAAACGCTTTATACAAAGCAACCGGCGAACGTTATTACCATCAGCCATTTGTGAAAAATACGTTTAATGCGGGGTAA
- a CDS encoding T9SS type A sorting domain-containing protein, whose amino-acid sequence MKHSLLFIAFLLFTFSSFAQLRYTQTVFNKVDTIKDMEFAQSDWLNNMVSLLADYNIHIGESKTIERPLYMDIYSPHDDTVSKRPAILFGFSGGFLKGSRHNDDMIAFCDSFARRGYVTANFDYRIGMGADVTMVFGIPIHVSISERNGARTVYRAVQDSRAAIRFLKHNANEFGIDTTKIYLAGSSAGGFVALHNLYMDKPDEIPPFALGSPTLGNLDTLGIQGYDGRANAIVSMWGALQTPDLIENEQRPALLIHGEEDDVVYFKKGVPLKTLIPDLDALDFNIPETYGGYCIDTALINRNIPHNTYFVPGKRHEFYGVKTGNFGDNGPNQYWDTVQWKISDFLFEQFRPIAEFEYDVQELTLNCFDNTANSTLSEWEFGDETIGNGSTVSHSFHSPGYYKIKLSSCNANMACDTLSQIVAIGNPTQVQTSFAPQIKLFPNPAIDQLHISGIAENSRIEIIDLLGRTAIVANLSDSKTVDVSLLNTGIYILKIEREAGTYVQKFQKVN is encoded by the coding sequence ATGAAACACTCTTTACTTTTCATTGCTTTTCTTCTTTTCACGTTTTCATCGTTCGCACAACTGCGCTACACCCAAACTGTATTTAACAAGGTTGATACGATTAAAGATATGGAGTTTGCGCAATCCGACTGGCTAAATAATATGGTTAGTTTGCTTGCCGATTACAACATCCACATCGGCGAAAGCAAAACCATTGAACGCCCTCTGTACATGGACATTTATTCGCCGCATGATGATACTGTAAGTAAACGCCCTGCCATTCTTTTTGGATTTTCGGGAGGATTTTTAAAGGGTTCGCGGCACAACGACGACATGATTGCATTTTGCGACTCGTTTGCACGACGTGGATATGTTACTGCAAACTTCGATTACCGGATTGGCATGGGTGCCGATGTTACCATGGTTTTTGGCATCCCAATCCACGTATCAATTTCAGAAAGGAATGGTGCTCGGACAGTGTATCGTGCCGTTCAGGACAGCCGGGCTGCCATTCGTTTTTTAAAACACAATGCAAATGAATTTGGTATCGATACCACTAAAATTTACCTGGCCGGAAGCAGTGCCGGAGGCTTTGTGGCATTGCATAATTTATACATGGACAAACCAGATGAAATACCACCATTTGCGCTCGGGTCACCTACACTTGGCAACCTCGACACGCTTGGAATTCAAGGCTACGATGGCCGCGCCAATGCAATCGTTTCGATGTGGGGTGCATTGCAAACACCCGATTTAATTGAAAATGAACAGCGACCCGCACTTTTAATTCACGGAGAGGAAGATGATGTGGTTTATTTCAAAAAAGGGGTACCGCTAAAAACACTCATTCCTGATTTAGATGCACTGGATTTTAACATACCGGAAACTTACGGCGGATACTGTATCGACACTGCGCTGATTAACCGGAATATTCCCCACAACACCTATTTTGTGCCCGGCAAAAGACACGAATTTTACGGTGTAAAAACCGGCAATTTTGGCGACAATGGTCCTAACCAGTATTGGGACACTGTTCAATGGAAAATTTCAGATTTCTTATTTGAACAATTTAGACCAATTGCTGAGTTTGAATACGATGTTCAGGAATTAACCTTGAATTGTTTTGACAATACTGCAAATTCCACTTTGTCGGAATGGGAATTTGGCGATGAAACAATTGGAAATGGCAGCACTGTCAGTCATTCATTTCATTCACCGGGGTATTACAAAATCAAATTAAGCTCATGCAATGCGAATATGGCCTGTGATACGCTTTCGCAAATTGTAGCAATAGGAAATCCTACGCAGGTTCAAACTTCCTTCGCGCCACAAATAAAACTATTTCCAAATCCGGCAATCGATCAACTGCACATTTCAGGCATTGCAGAAAACAGCCGCATCGAAATTATTGACCTTTTGGGAAGAACAGCGATTGTTGCGAACCTTTCTGATTCAAAAACCGTTGATGTTTCCTTGCTGAACACTGGAATTTATATTCTTAAAATTGAAAGAGAAGCCGGAACTTATGTGCAAAAATTTCAAAAAGTAAATTAG
- the creD gene encoding cell envelope integrity protein CreD translates to MEKEKQENLLDKIGISFHRKLSFKLVTIGILVLLLLIPKFMILSLINERSSNATVAIHEVMSKWSNEQIISGPVLCIPYEEKVYNEDKSKFEVFVHKATFLPKTMNIDGVVQPENLYRSIYDVVVYQSELQIEGSFDFPDFADSNISPDNVLWDQAEILLAIGDLRGINEAVHINWVGKELTFSPGLKHESLGNRGITARLPEWTDKEAYNYKLKLTLKGSESILFTPVGEESRVKLTSSWNDPGFTGNFLPLEREIDKDGFTAQWNVLHFNRNFPQQWTNTSSGSVNSEAFHQSDFGVQLVSMANHYQKNTRSAKYSILIILIVFIVFFMYEVFSKQRIHPFQYIMVGSALTLFYLLLLSFTEHIGFNYAYLFSSAAVTLLVLLYTRTFMQKLKSSIGIGLAIAACFGFVFILLQLESFALLAGSIGLFVLLALLMYTTRKVNWYKE, encoded by the coding sequence ATGGAAAAAGAAAAACAAGAAAATCTACTGGACAAGATCGGAATTAGTTTTCATCGGAAACTATCCTTTAAATTAGTTACAATTGGAATTTTGGTGTTACTGCTGCTTATTCCGAAATTTATGATTCTTTCGCTTATAAATGAGCGCAGTTCAAATGCCACTGTAGCTATTCACGAAGTAATGTCAAAATGGTCGAATGAGCAAATCATCTCAGGTCCGGTTTTATGCATTCCTTATGAAGAAAAAGTGTACAACGAGGATAAAAGCAAATTCGAAGTTTTTGTACACAAAGCTACTTTTCTGCCCAAAACAATGAATATTGACGGAGTTGTTCAGCCGGAAAACCTGTACCGAAGCATATACGACGTGGTGGTATATCAGTCTGAATTGCAAATTGAGGGAAGCTTTGATTTCCCGGATTTTGCTGACTCAAACATTTCTCCCGACAATGTTCTCTGGGACCAGGCCGAAATTTTGCTTGCCATTGGCGACCTGAGAGGGATTAACGAAGCTGTACACATAAACTGGGTGGGCAAAGAGCTTACGTTTTCTCCGGGATTAAAACATGAATCGCTGGGCAACCGAGGAATAACTGCCCGCCTTCCGGAATGGACAGATAAAGAAGCGTACAACTACAAACTTAAACTCACGCTCAAAGGCAGTGAGAGTATATTATTCACTCCTGTTGGAGAAGAATCGCGGGTAAAACTTACATCAAGCTGGAACGATCCGGGTTTTACAGGCAACTTTCTTCCACTGGAACGGGAAATTGATAAGGATGGATTTACTGCGCAATGGAATGTATTACATTTTAACCGTAATTTCCCACAACAGTGGACCAACACAAGTTCCGGCTCAGTAAATTCGGAAGCTTTTCATCAATCCGATTTTGGAGTACAACTGGTTTCAATGGCCAATCACTATCAAAAAAATACACGAAGTGCGAAATATTCCATACTCATAATTCTTATCGTATTTATCGTGTTTTTTATGTACGAGGTCTTTTCAAAACAACGAATTCACCCCTTCCAGTACATTATGGTTGGCAGTGCTTTAACCTTGTTTTATTTGCTGCTTCTTTCATTTACCGAACACATCGGATTTAATTATGCCTACTTATTTTCGTCTGCCGCAGTTACCCTGCTTGTACTTTTATATACACGCACCTTTATGCAAAAACTAAAAAGTTCAATTGGAATTGGCCTTGCCATTGCTGCCTGTTTTGGTTTTGTATTTATTCTTCTTCAGCTCGAATCGTTTGCCCTACTGGCCGGTAGTATCGGTTTGTTTGTGCTGCTAGCACTGTTAATGTACACCACCCGAAAAGTAAACTGGTACAAAGAATAA
- a CDS encoding aminotransferase class I/II-fold pyridoxal phosphate-dependent enzyme gives MNIAPFELERYFAKYEFSTKYLLSCSDCEPLHLQELLKMADTETLKLWNNLKLAYTESSGHPLLKEEIAKLYTTIIPDELNVMVPEEAIFIAMNCILEKGDHVVASFPGYQSLYEIANAMGCEISKWQPNFTNGWKFDVEKLKSLLRPNTKLLVINFPHNPSGATVSKAEFYEIIELCRQNNTLLFSDEMYRFLEYSADNRLPSASDLYENAISLFGMSKSFALPGLRIGWLSSKNKKLMNKIGAFKDYTTICNNAPGEILSIIALQNKHKILDRNLKLISENLQLLDSFFANYKNLFEWHKPLAGPISFPKLTTNIHIDEFCKILVTEYETMLLPSSVYGFQGNFFRIGFARKDLNEGLIQLENFVNRHTFD, from the coding sequence ATGAACATTGCTCCTTTTGAACTCGAACGGTATTTTGCAAAATACGAATTCAGTACAAAATATTTATTGAGTTGTTCAGACTGTGAACCTTTGCATTTACAGGAGCTCTTAAAAATGGCCGATACGGAAACCTTGAAGCTGTGGAATAACTTAAAACTGGCTTATACCGAATCCAGCGGCCATCCACTGTTAAAAGAAGAAATAGCAAAACTTTATACGACAATTATTCCCGACGAACTGAATGTGATGGTTCCCGAGGAAGCTATTTTTATTGCGATGAATTGCATCCTCGAAAAAGGCGACCATGTGGTGGCTTCATTTCCCGGATATCAATCGTTGTACGAAATTGCCAATGCAATGGGATGCGAGATCTCTAAATGGCAGCCCAATTTTACGAATGGCTGGAAATTTGATGTTGAAAAGTTAAAAAGTTTACTTCGGCCAAACACAAAACTACTGGTAATTAATTTCCCTCACAATCCAAGTGGAGCAACAGTTTCAAAAGCTGAATTTTATGAAATAATTGAACTTTGCCGGCAAAATAACACCTTGCTTTTTTCCGATGAAATGTACCGTTTTTTAGAATACAGTGCTGATAACCGACTGCCTTCCGCTTCAGATTTATACGAAAATGCAATTTCGCTTTTTGGTATGTCAAAAAGCTTTGCATTACCAGGATTACGAATCGGTTGGTTAAGTTCGAAAAATAAAAAACTGATGAACAAAATAGGAGCATTTAAAGACTATACTACCATTTGCAACAACGCACCCGGCGAAATTCTTTCCATAATTGCGCTTCAGAATAAACACAAAATTTTAGACAGAAACCTTAAACTAATTTCAGAGAACCTGCAACTTTTAGATTCGTTTTTCGCAAACTACAAAAATCTTTTTGAGTGGCACAAACCACTTGCCGGCCCCATTTCATTTCCAAAACTGACAACAAACATACACATCGATGAGTTTTGTAAAATATTGGTAACTGAGTACGAAACCATGCTTTTACCTTCATCGGTATATGGTTTTCAAGGTAATTTTTTCAGAATAGGATTTGCCCGCAAAGATTTGAATGAAGGACTAATACAATTGGAAAATTTTGTGAATCGTCATACTTTTGATTGA
- a CDS encoding lysophospholipid acyltransferase family protein — protein MKKLLSYLLSPIYILFFVLVLLIFHPIQMVCRLLGGYQLRKKSVDVLNYLLVYGLYIMGCKIRFKGFENLPKDRPFIIVSNHQSLMDIPPIVIGFRKHHPKFVSKIELGKGIPSISYNLRHGGSALIDRKNPRQSIAEIMKLGKHIEKEKYCASIFPEGTRSKTGKVKRFQHAGIASLLKYSPSAVLVPFVIDGNRELMKKGNFPLTFGTRLTYTVLPTIDPKGRNAEELTQEIESMIKKELGQ, from the coding sequence ATGAAAAAACTTTTATCTTACCTGTTATCGCCGATTTACATTCTCTTTTTTGTACTGGTACTGCTGATTTTTCATCCGATTCAAATGGTATGCAGACTGCTTGGAGGTTATCAACTTCGGAAAAAATCGGTGGATGTGCTCAATTATTTACTGGTGTATGGATTGTACATAATGGGATGCAAAATTCGTTTTAAAGGTTTTGAAAACTTACCCAAAGACCGGCCTTTTATAATCGTTTCGAATCACCAAAGTTTAATGGATATTCCGCCAATTGTGATCGGATTCAGAAAACACCATCCAAAGTTTGTTTCCAAAATTGAGTTGGGAAAAGGTATTCCAAGTATATCTTACAATTTGCGCCACGGCGGTTCTGCTTTAATCGATCGGAAAAATCCACGTCAATCCATTGCAGAAATTATGAAACTGGGTAAACACATCGAAAAAGAAAAATACTGCGCAAGCATCTTCCCCGAAGGAACCCGAAGCAAAACAGGCAAAGTGAAGCGTTTTCAGCATGCAGGAATTGCATCCTTACTTAAATATTCGCCATCGGCAGTTCTTGTTCCTTTTGTAATTGACGGTAACCGAGAACTGATGAAAAAAGGAAATTTCCCGCTTACTTTTGGTACCCGTTTAACTTATACTGTTTTGCCAACAATCGATCCGAAAGGCAGAAATGCAGAGGAACTTACTCAGGAAATTGAATCAATGATCAAGAAGGAGTTGGGCCAATAA